In Penaeus vannamei isolate JL-2024 chromosome 4, ASM4276789v1, whole genome shotgun sequence, a single window of DNA contains:
- the LOC113821474 gene encoding BLOC-2 complex member HPS3 isoform X1, with amino-acid sequence MDQHSFQMSNCRRMVRVISVHHFTRQDVAGLEHAGGRGVSRGKFDILLVGGEHKVDVRDLKLGGVLNGSFPTVDLVQQLAYCETGNYVCTLETKPARHGGDHRYVRVYLNWDQDNTNQPMRARIAGRVTPSSQSGVANLEMVEIPLRKPAEYIACCQSTGNIAVSCGISVTIFRFCHKTHDISKLKFIDFEELIELDMSFIVKEVAISEDLIGCVSESEAHIFQVTINSHLLKASSEEKETKPQEKRSKSRSKSKTRSASRSPGRSIDSLSSSSRLRGKRSSPKEESMSVIRNSEDYVDLSELTWVPTLSYGRKKPSEDQRILLFPSLVGAAHCGPLAEPGEIIGPINSSRCSNVRVKLVSGSSAQKVPQNVFEAVTLIHRRADHNNDPDIPFSNLKVMAVYDAEAGKKGGASTPRRASHPLLPQGSARKVGASIFLTTPHVGQLYHVTLSDDPFGHSVVRGGVFSYTAPVYSVALEPSLLHALTLTGLETYTLRPHPHVVVSHLPEDLNMIVPPHWEETVCLVGLRPFLNVESLTLTDSCLALIAANNEGGDKSHTVYSLHLPSAASLYKEMVRVGRSHRSASPSTYLHLLLEAHLVLTTALQHEVPTEDEAEEDLYSLLQDSSALLGDYYAQCENEAEWRQATQYYQVSSLSPDAVIERLELTCPGLVAVISSLLLHPNTPSLTAAQANCVLEMLEKIAPEKVSTIILKSTCFTEYKKDKVLSIIKQELSKTNEPRPTDVLALALVFLDRGSPEQVSTVLASLRAYQLVVALLQHSRLLFTVEDGSTRLSPLAQVLAEHKKEVFTEVFVSLIGEGSLTLNAFVDAFIAVYPIMSCGPECNTHSLRLRDFLEKFFLEYAHNAEITDQRERYDRAITVLVSLYLASLMGAFGDKTKEDPNWCDQRAALKELYAPRPVFLNLLPPFNVQKKIEKEESQSDKPEGQSSPGQEEEEEEEEGSGNLSSSSLHLVVLQSLLSSDLPSAEDRNNVLKFVTSNPEALGAQSLRILCLDPQKQLEYILSEFPPVLLQYGKDMYESAAEWEELVYKLINHKSSLCESDPSYSVYSDVLNDVLSELVMTAPLDVFIRIIPKNRHEELRGHIRQCHSAALALHLRSSLISYAHNVLMQMSK; translated from the exons ATGGATCAGCACTCGTTTCAGATGTCGAA TTGCAGGAGGATGGTGCGCGTTATTTCCGTGCACCACTTCACACGACAGGATGTGGCAGGACTTGAGCATGCAGGGGGAAGAGGTGTCAGTCGAGGAAAGTTTGACATCCTGCTGGTGGGAGGAGAACACAAGGTGGATGTTCGAGACCTGAAGCTAGGTGGAGTCCTCAATGGAAGCTTCCCGACAGTGGATCTTGTTCAACAGCTGGCTTACTGTGAAACAG GAAATTATGTGTGTACCTTGGAGACCAAGCCAGCTCGACATGGGGGAGACCACAGGTATGTGAGGGTGTACCTGAATTGGGATCAGGACAACACAAATCAGCCAATGAGGGCTCGTATTGCTGGCCGTGTCACTCCTAGCAGCCAGTCTGGGGTTGCTAACTTGGAGATGGTGGAAATACCCCTACGTAAACCGGCAGAATACATTGCTTGTTGCCAGTCAACAGGCAACATTGCTGTTTCATGTGGAATAAGTGTGACCATCTTCAGGTTCTGCCACAAGACCCATGATATCTCCAAATTGAAATTCATTGACTTCGAAGAGCTCATCGAGCTGGACATGTCTTTCATTGTCAAAGAAGTAGCCATATCGGAAGATCTGATTGGCTGCGTCTCAGAATCAGAAGCACATATATTTCAGGTGACAATAAACTCACATCTTCTCAAGGCATcctcagaggagaaggagactaaGCCACAGGAAAAGAGGAGCAAGTCCCGCTCTAAGTCTAAGACGCGATCGGCCTCTCGGTCCCCAGGAAGAAGCATTGACTCTCTCAGTTCAAGCAGCAGACTGAGGGGTAAGCGCTCCAGTCCAAAAGAG GAATCTATGAGTGTCATCCGCAATTCAGAGGACTATGTAGACCTCAGTGAACTGACCTGGGTCCCAACATTGTCCTATGGCCGCAAGAAGCCCTCTGAGGACCAGCGCATCTTGCTCTTTCCATCACTTGTGGGGGCCGCACACTGTGGGCCTTTGGCTGAGCCAGGCGAGATCATCGGCCCAATCAA TTCTTCACGTTGCTCTAACGTTAGGGTGAAGTTAGTGAGTGGAAGTTCAGCTCAGAAGGTGCCTCAGAATGTCTTTGAAGCCGTGACACTCATTCATCGCCGAGCAGATCACAATAATGATCCAGACATTCCATTTTCCAACCTGAAGGTCATGGCTGTTTATGATGCTGAGGCAGGAAAGAAAG GTGGTGCTTCTACTCCAAGACGAGCATCACATCCCTTGCTCCCTCAAGGCTCAGCCAGAAAAGTAGGGGCTTCTATTTTCCTGACAACACCTCATGTGGGCCAGCTTTATCATGTCACGCTGTCTGATGATCCCTTtg GGCACAGTGTAGTCCGTGGTGGAGTATTTTCATACACAGCGCCTGTCTACTCTGTGGCCTTGGAACCATCGCTCTTGCATGCGCTTACACTCACTGGCCTTGAAACATACACATTAAGGCCTCATCCACATGTCGTTGTCTCTCATTTACCTGAGGATCTGAATATGATT GTTCCTCCACACTGGGAAGAGACAGTGTGTCTAGTGGGTCTACGACCTTTCCTTAACGTTGAAAGCTTGACCTTGACCGATTCCTGTCTTGCACTCATTGCTGCAAATAATGA AGGTGGAGACAAATCCCACACTGTTTACTCACTTCACCTCCCGAGTGCCGCCAGCCTCTACAAAGAGATGGTGCGAGTTGGACGTAGCCATAGGtctgcctccccctctacctACCTGCACCTGCTCCTTGAGGCTCACCTAGTCCTTACCACCGCCCTCCAGCATGAAGTGCCAACAGAGGATGAGGCAGAGGAGGACCTGTACTCTCTCTTACAGGATTCATCTGCATTATTGGGAGATTATTATGCCCA ATGTGAGAATGAAGCAGAGTGGCGTCAAGCAACACAGTATTACCAGGTATCCAGCCTGAGTCCAGATGCAGTGATTGAGAGACTCGAACTCACCTGCCCTGGTTTGGTTGccgttatctcctctctcttgctacaCCCTAATACTCCATCATTAACAGCTGCACAG GCTAATTGTGTGCTGGAAATGCTGGAGAAAATAGCACCAGAGAAAGTTTCAACTATTATTCTCAAGTCTACATGCTTTACAGAGTACAAGAAAGATAAG GTGCTAAGCATAATCAAGCAAGAGTTATCCAAGACAAATGAGCCACGACCTACGGATGTGCTAGCTCTTGCCCTCGTCTTTTTGGACAGGGGATCTCCTGAACAG gTCTCAACTGTTTTAGCTTCACTAAGAGCCTATCAGCTTGTTGTGGCTTTGCTGCAACACTCACGTCTTCTATTCACAGTTGAGGATGGATCAACCAGGCTCTCACCTTTAGCACAA gTTTTAGCAGAGCACAAGAAAGAAGTTTTCACCGAAGTATTTGTGTCTCTCATTGGTGAAGGGTCACTCACTCTTAATGCCTTTGTTGATGCATTCATAGCTGTTTATCCCATTATGTCATGTGGGCCAGAGTGTAACACCCATTCTCTTCGGCTGCGAGATTTCCTTGAAAAGTTCTTCTTGGAGTATGCACATAATGCTGAA ATTACAGATCAGAGGGAGAGATATGACAGGGCTATCACAGTCCTTGTTAGCCTCTATCTAGCCAGCTTGATGGGTGCTTTCGGTGATAAA ACCAAGGAAGACCCCAACTGGTGTGACCAACGTGCTGCATTGAAGGAACTCTATGCTCCTCGACCAGTCTTCCTCAATCTGTTGCCACCATTCAATGtgcaaaagaaaatagagaaggaggagagccaGAGTGATAAACCAGAAGGGCAGTCAAGCccaggacaggaagaggaggaggaagaggaagaaggaagtggcaacctttcttcttcttctttgcatcTTGTTGTTCTCCAG TCTCTGCTGAGTTCAGATTTGCCATCTGCTGAAGATCGTAACAATGTCCTCAAGTTTGTGACATCGAACCCTGAGGCTCTGGGAGCCCAGTCTCTCCGGATTCTGTGCCTCGACCCACAGAAGCAGCTGGAGTATATACTCAGTGAATTTCCTCCAGTGCTTCTTCAGTATGGAAAG GATATGTATGAATCAGCAGCCGAATGGGAGGAATTAGTTTATAAGCTGATCAACCACAAATCAAGCTTGTGTGAATCAGACCCATCTTATTCAGTGTATTCTGATGTTTTGAATG ATGTTCTGAGTGAGCTGGTGATGACTGCACCTCTTGATGTCTTCATACGCATAATCCCCAAGAATCGCCATGAAGAACTGCGTGGTCACATCCGGCAATGCCATTCAGCCGCCTTGGCACTCCACTTGCGCTCTTCGCTAATTTCTTATGCCCACAATGTATTAATGCAAATGTCAAAGTGA
- the LOC113821474 gene encoding BLOC-2 complex member HPS3 isoform X2 yields MVRVISVHHFTRQDVAGLEHAGGRGVSRGKFDILLVGGEHKVDVRDLKLGGVLNGSFPTVDLVQQLAYCETGNYVCTLETKPARHGGDHRYVRVYLNWDQDNTNQPMRARIAGRVTPSSQSGVANLEMVEIPLRKPAEYIACCQSTGNIAVSCGISVTIFRFCHKTHDISKLKFIDFEELIELDMSFIVKEVAISEDLIGCVSESEAHIFQVTINSHLLKASSEEKETKPQEKRSKSRSKSKTRSASRSPGRSIDSLSSSSRLRGKRSSPKEESMSVIRNSEDYVDLSELTWVPTLSYGRKKPSEDQRILLFPSLVGAAHCGPLAEPGEIIGPINSSRCSNVRVKLVSGSSAQKVPQNVFEAVTLIHRRADHNNDPDIPFSNLKVMAVYDAEAGKKGGASTPRRASHPLLPQGSARKVGASIFLTTPHVGQLYHVTLSDDPFGHSVVRGGVFSYTAPVYSVALEPSLLHALTLTGLETYTLRPHPHVVVSHLPEDLNMIVPPHWEETVCLVGLRPFLNVESLTLTDSCLALIAANNEGGDKSHTVYSLHLPSAASLYKEMVRVGRSHRSASPSTYLHLLLEAHLVLTTALQHEVPTEDEAEEDLYSLLQDSSALLGDYYAQCENEAEWRQATQYYQVSSLSPDAVIERLELTCPGLVAVISSLLLHPNTPSLTAAQANCVLEMLEKIAPEKVSTIILKSTCFTEYKKDKVLSIIKQELSKTNEPRPTDVLALALVFLDRGSPEQVSTVLASLRAYQLVVALLQHSRLLFTVEDGSTRLSPLAQVLAEHKKEVFTEVFVSLIGEGSLTLNAFVDAFIAVYPIMSCGPECNTHSLRLRDFLEKFFLEYAHNAEITDQRERYDRAITVLVSLYLASLMGAFGDKTKEDPNWCDQRAALKELYAPRPVFLNLLPPFNVQKKIEKEESQSDKPEGQSSPGQEEEEEEEEGSGNLSSSSLHLVVLQSLLSSDLPSAEDRNNVLKFVTSNPEALGAQSLRILCLDPQKQLEYILSEFPPVLLQYGKDMYESAAEWEELVYKLINHKSSLCESDPSYSVYSDVLNDVLSELVMTAPLDVFIRIIPKNRHEELRGHIRQCHSAALALHLRSSLISYAHNVLMQMSK; encoded by the exons ATGGTGCGCGTTATTTCCGTGCACCACTTCACACGACAGGATGTGGCAGGACTTGAGCATGCAGGGGGAAGAGGTGTCAGTCGAGGAAAGTTTGACATCCTGCTGGTGGGAGGAGAACACAAGGTGGATGTTCGAGACCTGAAGCTAGGTGGAGTCCTCAATGGAAGCTTCCCGACAGTGGATCTTGTTCAACAGCTGGCTTACTGTGAAACAG GAAATTATGTGTGTACCTTGGAGACCAAGCCAGCTCGACATGGGGGAGACCACAGGTATGTGAGGGTGTACCTGAATTGGGATCAGGACAACACAAATCAGCCAATGAGGGCTCGTATTGCTGGCCGTGTCACTCCTAGCAGCCAGTCTGGGGTTGCTAACTTGGAGATGGTGGAAATACCCCTACGTAAACCGGCAGAATACATTGCTTGTTGCCAGTCAACAGGCAACATTGCTGTTTCATGTGGAATAAGTGTGACCATCTTCAGGTTCTGCCACAAGACCCATGATATCTCCAAATTGAAATTCATTGACTTCGAAGAGCTCATCGAGCTGGACATGTCTTTCATTGTCAAAGAAGTAGCCATATCGGAAGATCTGATTGGCTGCGTCTCAGAATCAGAAGCACATATATTTCAGGTGACAATAAACTCACATCTTCTCAAGGCATcctcagaggagaaggagactaaGCCACAGGAAAAGAGGAGCAAGTCCCGCTCTAAGTCTAAGACGCGATCGGCCTCTCGGTCCCCAGGAAGAAGCATTGACTCTCTCAGTTCAAGCAGCAGACTGAGGGGTAAGCGCTCCAGTCCAAAAGAG GAATCTATGAGTGTCATCCGCAATTCAGAGGACTATGTAGACCTCAGTGAACTGACCTGGGTCCCAACATTGTCCTATGGCCGCAAGAAGCCCTCTGAGGACCAGCGCATCTTGCTCTTTCCATCACTTGTGGGGGCCGCACACTGTGGGCCTTTGGCTGAGCCAGGCGAGATCATCGGCCCAATCAA TTCTTCACGTTGCTCTAACGTTAGGGTGAAGTTAGTGAGTGGAAGTTCAGCTCAGAAGGTGCCTCAGAATGTCTTTGAAGCCGTGACACTCATTCATCGCCGAGCAGATCACAATAATGATCCAGACATTCCATTTTCCAACCTGAAGGTCATGGCTGTTTATGATGCTGAGGCAGGAAAGAAAG GTGGTGCTTCTACTCCAAGACGAGCATCACATCCCTTGCTCCCTCAAGGCTCAGCCAGAAAAGTAGGGGCTTCTATTTTCCTGACAACACCTCATGTGGGCCAGCTTTATCATGTCACGCTGTCTGATGATCCCTTtg GGCACAGTGTAGTCCGTGGTGGAGTATTTTCATACACAGCGCCTGTCTACTCTGTGGCCTTGGAACCATCGCTCTTGCATGCGCTTACACTCACTGGCCTTGAAACATACACATTAAGGCCTCATCCACATGTCGTTGTCTCTCATTTACCTGAGGATCTGAATATGATT GTTCCTCCACACTGGGAAGAGACAGTGTGTCTAGTGGGTCTACGACCTTTCCTTAACGTTGAAAGCTTGACCTTGACCGATTCCTGTCTTGCACTCATTGCTGCAAATAATGA AGGTGGAGACAAATCCCACACTGTTTACTCACTTCACCTCCCGAGTGCCGCCAGCCTCTACAAAGAGATGGTGCGAGTTGGACGTAGCCATAGGtctgcctccccctctacctACCTGCACCTGCTCCTTGAGGCTCACCTAGTCCTTACCACCGCCCTCCAGCATGAAGTGCCAACAGAGGATGAGGCAGAGGAGGACCTGTACTCTCTCTTACAGGATTCATCTGCATTATTGGGAGATTATTATGCCCA ATGTGAGAATGAAGCAGAGTGGCGTCAAGCAACACAGTATTACCAGGTATCCAGCCTGAGTCCAGATGCAGTGATTGAGAGACTCGAACTCACCTGCCCTGGTTTGGTTGccgttatctcctctctcttgctacaCCCTAATACTCCATCATTAACAGCTGCACAG GCTAATTGTGTGCTGGAAATGCTGGAGAAAATAGCACCAGAGAAAGTTTCAACTATTATTCTCAAGTCTACATGCTTTACAGAGTACAAGAAAGATAAG GTGCTAAGCATAATCAAGCAAGAGTTATCCAAGACAAATGAGCCACGACCTACGGATGTGCTAGCTCTTGCCCTCGTCTTTTTGGACAGGGGATCTCCTGAACAG gTCTCAACTGTTTTAGCTTCACTAAGAGCCTATCAGCTTGTTGTGGCTTTGCTGCAACACTCACGTCTTCTATTCACAGTTGAGGATGGATCAACCAGGCTCTCACCTTTAGCACAA gTTTTAGCAGAGCACAAGAAAGAAGTTTTCACCGAAGTATTTGTGTCTCTCATTGGTGAAGGGTCACTCACTCTTAATGCCTTTGTTGATGCATTCATAGCTGTTTATCCCATTATGTCATGTGGGCCAGAGTGTAACACCCATTCTCTTCGGCTGCGAGATTTCCTTGAAAAGTTCTTCTTGGAGTATGCACATAATGCTGAA ATTACAGATCAGAGGGAGAGATATGACAGGGCTATCACAGTCCTTGTTAGCCTCTATCTAGCCAGCTTGATGGGTGCTTTCGGTGATAAA ACCAAGGAAGACCCCAACTGGTGTGACCAACGTGCTGCATTGAAGGAACTCTATGCTCCTCGACCAGTCTTCCTCAATCTGTTGCCACCATTCAATGtgcaaaagaaaatagagaaggaggagagccaGAGTGATAAACCAGAAGGGCAGTCAAGCccaggacaggaagaggaggaggaagaggaagaaggaagtggcaacctttcttcttcttctttgcatcTTGTTGTTCTCCAG TCTCTGCTGAGTTCAGATTTGCCATCTGCTGAAGATCGTAACAATGTCCTCAAGTTTGTGACATCGAACCCTGAGGCTCTGGGAGCCCAGTCTCTCCGGATTCTGTGCCTCGACCCACAGAAGCAGCTGGAGTATATACTCAGTGAATTTCCTCCAGTGCTTCTTCAGTATGGAAAG GATATGTATGAATCAGCAGCCGAATGGGAGGAATTAGTTTATAAGCTGATCAACCACAAATCAAGCTTGTGTGAATCAGACCCATCTTATTCAGTGTATTCTGATGTTTTGAATG ATGTTCTGAGTGAGCTGGTGATGACTGCACCTCTTGATGTCTTCATACGCATAATCCCCAAGAATCGCCATGAAGAACTGCGTGGTCACATCCGGCAATGCCATTCAGCCGCCTTGGCACTCCACTTGCGCTCTTCGCTAATTTCTTATGCCCACAATGTATTAATGCAAATGTCAAAGTGA